In Enterobacter sp. 638, a single window of DNA contains:
- a CDS encoding acyl-CoA reductase: MPPIFKTLRYRVGNEQVLEQMRTVKPRIPFDSDVIAFLQSFSKILLTEPQARTHSDVISLAFWCRKAALEQMKNTHAYNELLLGRGVAFHIAPSNVAVNFAYSLFAGLLTGNANIVRLPSKPFVQVDIICQALNQALEQHVAIRELICLVQYGHEPEINHALSAMCQARLIWGGDNTIALIRQSPLSARAVDIAFADRYSIAVIQADAYIAADNKQRIAQNFYNDTLLTDQQACTSPKLVVWLGEKKAEARALFWAAFETYLRDKPAPEAVSVVKTLADYCERAALSPELKYIPSATRHIFRVEAEKVTQDMLENHHGSGLFYEWLVDDISEIAPVCGEKCQTIATLGLTKNNLEQFILNCAPKGIDRIVAVGQTMEFTLHWDGYDLLKTLTRTITLSPGY, encoded by the coding sequence ATGCCGCCGATTTTTAAAACGTTGCGTTATCGGGTAGGCAACGAACAGGTGCTGGAGCAGATGCGCACCGTTAAGCCGCGTATTCCATTTGATTCGGACGTGATCGCGTTTTTGCAATCCTTCTCAAAAATTTTGCTTACGGAGCCACAGGCCCGGACGCACAGCGATGTTATTTCGCTGGCATTCTGGTGTCGGAAAGCGGCACTGGAGCAAATGAAAAATACGCACGCATATAATGAATTATTGCTGGGCAGAGGTGTTGCGTTTCATATTGCGCCGTCAAACGTTGCTGTCAATTTTGCATACTCTTTGTTTGCTGGATTACTGACCGGGAATGCCAACATCGTGCGGTTGCCATCGAAACCCTTTGTCCAGGTCGATATTATTTGTCAGGCACTTAATCAGGCGCTTGAACAACATGTTGCGATACGGGAATTGATTTGTCTGGTGCAATATGGGCATGAGCCAGAAATTAATCACGCCCTCTCTGCTATGTGTCAGGCTCGTCTGATTTGGGGGGGCGATAACACCATCGCATTAATTCGCCAGTCGCCTTTATCTGCGCGTGCAGTAGATATTGCTTTTGCCGATCGCTATTCCATTGCTGTTATTCAGGCTGATGCTTATATCGCCGCCGACAATAAGCAGCGCATTGCGCAAAACTTTTATAACGACACATTATTAACCGACCAACAGGCCTGTACCTCACCAAAATTGGTAGTATGGTTAGGTGAGAAAAAGGCTGAAGCTCGCGCGTTATTTTGGGCTGCATTTGAGACTTATTTACGCGACAAACCTGCGCCAGAAGCGGTTTCTGTGGTAAAAACGTTGGCTGATTATTGTGAGCGCGCGGCGCTTAGTCCTGAATTAAAATATATCCCATCAGCAACGCGGCATATTTTCAGGGTAGAAGCGGAAAAGGTCACGCAGGACATGCTGGAAAATCATCATGGCAGCGGACTTTTTTATGAGTGGCTTGTCGATGATATTAGTGAAATCGCGCCCGTTTGTGGCGAGAAATGTCAAACCATCGCGACGTTGGGTTTAACAAAAAATAACCTTGAACAGTTTATTCTTAACTGCGCGCCAAAGGGTATTGATCGAATAGTTGCAGTGGGCCAAACGATGGAATTTACACTGCACTGGGATGGCTACGATTTGTTAAAAACATTAACCCGGACAATCACTTTGTCGCCCGGCTATTAG
- the sdiA gene encoding transcriptional regulator SdiA — MRETDFFTWRRNCFLRFQEMGSADEVYEELQRQTQALEFDYYSLCVRHPVPFTRPKISIHSSYPAEWISQYQSENYYAIDPVLKRENFLQGHLPWTDALFADAQALWDGARDHGLRKGITQCLMLPNHALGFLSVSRTSQFGKMMDSDEIELRLQVLVQMALTTLLRFEHEMVMPPEMKFSKREKEILKWTAEGKTSAEIAIILSISENTVNFHQKNMQKKFNAPNKTQIACYAAATGFI; from the coding sequence ATGAGGGAAACAGACTTTTTTACATGGCGACGGAATTGCTTCCTGCGATTCCAGGAGATGGGCTCTGCCGATGAAGTGTATGAAGAACTTCAACGACAAACTCAGGCACTTGAATTCGATTATTACTCACTCTGTGTCAGGCATCCGGTTCCATTCACGCGTCCTAAAATATCCATTCATTCAAGCTATCCGGCGGAATGGATTTCGCAATATCAGTCAGAAAATTATTACGCTATTGATCCGGTATTAAAGCGTGAGAATTTCTTGCAGGGGCATCTTCCCTGGACTGACGCGTTATTTGCGGATGCGCAGGCATTATGGGACGGCGCGCGCGACCACGGTCTGCGCAAGGGCATTACACAATGTTTGATGTTGCCCAATCATGCGCTGGGCTTTCTCTCGGTTTCTCGCACCAGTCAGTTTGGTAAAATGATGGACAGCGATGAAATAGAATTGCGCCTGCAAGTGTTGGTGCAAATGGCGCTGACCACATTGCTGCGATTTGAGCATGAAATGGTGATGCCACCTGAGATGAAATTCAGCAAGCGTGAAAAGGAAATTCTGAAGTGGACGGCGGAAGGAAAAACGTCGGCTGAAATCGCGATTATTCTTTCGATCTCAGAAAATACGGTCAATTTTCATCAGAAGAATATGCAGAAGAAATTTAATGCGCCGAATAAAACGCAGATTGCTTGCTACGCGGCGGCGACCGGTTTCATCTGA
- the tcyL gene encoding cystine ABC transporter permease, giving the protein MQESIQLVIDSLPYLLKGAVFTLQLSLGGMFFGLVLGFILALMRMSPVLPVRWLARFYISVFRGTPLIAQLFMIYYGLPQFGIELDPIPAAMIGLSLNTAAYTSETLRAAISSIDKGQWEAAASIGMTPWQTLRRAILPQAARVALPPLSNSFISLVKDTSLAATIQVPELFRQAQLITSRTLEVFTMYLAASLIYWVMATVLSALQNYFENQLNRQERDPK; this is encoded by the coding sequence ATGCAAGAAAGTATTCAGCTGGTTATTGATTCGCTACCGTACCTGCTCAAGGGCGCTGTGTTTACGCTGCAGCTCAGTCTGGGTGGGATGTTCTTTGGCTTAGTGCTGGGCTTTATTCTGGCGCTGATGCGCATGTCGCCGGTTCTGCCGGTGCGTTGGCTGGCGCGCTTTTACATTTCCGTATTTCGCGGTACGCCGCTCATCGCCCAGCTGTTTATGATTTATTACGGCCTGCCACAGTTTGGTATTGAACTGGATCCTATCCCGGCGGCGATGATTGGTCTGTCGCTGAATACGGCGGCGTATACCTCTGAGACGCTGCGTGCCGCAATTTCATCCATTGATAAAGGCCAGTGGGAAGCGGCGGCCAGTATCGGGATGACCCCGTGGCAAACGCTGCGTCGCGCCATTTTGCCCCAGGCCGCACGCGTGGCGCTCCCGCCGCTAAGCAACAGTTTTATCAGTCTGGTAAAAGATACCTCCCTCGCCGCGACGATTCAGGTGCCGGAGTTGTTCCGTCAGGCACAGCTGATTACGTCGCGCACGCTGGAAGTTTTCACCATGTATCTGGCCGCTTCTCTGATTTACTGGGTGATGGCAACCGTATTGTCCGCGCTGCAAAACTATTTTGAAAATCAGCTTAATCGTCAGGAGCGAGATCCGAAATGA
- the uvrY gene encoding UvrY/SirA/GacA family response regulator transcription factor: protein MINVLLVDDHELVRAGIRRILEDIKGIKVAGEACCGEDAVKWCRSNSADVVLMDMNMPGIGGLEATRKIARAFVDTKVIMLTVHTENPLPAKVMQAGAAGYLTKGAAPQEVVNAIRSVYAGQRYIASDIAQQMALSQIEPEKTGSPFASLSERELQIMLMITKGQKVNEISEQLNLSPKTVNSYRYRMFSKLNIHGDVELTHLAIRHGLCNTETLTSQ, encoded by the coding sequence TTGATCAACGTCCTTCTTGTTGATGACCACGAACTCGTGCGCGCAGGGATACGTCGCATACTTGAAGATATAAAGGGTATTAAAGTGGCCGGAGAAGCCTGCTGCGGTGAAGACGCCGTGAAGTGGTGCCGAAGCAACTCTGCCGATGTGGTGCTTATGGACATGAATATGCCTGGCATCGGTGGGCTTGAAGCCACGCGCAAAATCGCCCGCGCCTTCGTTGATACCAAAGTCATCATGCTGACCGTGCATACTGAAAACCCCTTGCCCGCGAAAGTGATGCAGGCTGGCGCAGCCGGTTATCTCACTAAAGGCGCTGCGCCGCAGGAAGTGGTGAATGCCATTCGCTCCGTGTATGCCGGACAGCGCTATATCGCTTCGGATATCGCTCAACAGATGGCGTTGAGCCAGATTGAGCCGGAAAAGACGGGTTCACCGTTTGCCAGTTTGTCTGAGCGCGAATTGCAGATTATGCTGATGATCACCAAAGGCCAAAAGGTGAATGAGATTTCGGAGCAACTGAATCTTAGCCCGAAAACGGTGAACAGCTACCGCTATCGTATGTTCAGTAAACTGAACATTCATGGCGATGTCGAACTCACTCACCTGGCTATTCGTCATGGTCTGTGTAATACAGAGACCCTAACCAGCCAGTGA
- a CDS encoding DUF2594 family protein, with protein sequence MSTPEFATAENNQELAQEVSCLKALLTLMLQAMGQADAGRVIIKMERQIAQMEDQSQADVYAGTVKQIKQAYRQ encoded by the coding sequence ATGAGCACACCTGAATTCGCCACCGCGGAAAATAACCAAGAACTGGCGCAGGAAGTATCCTGTCTGAAAGCACTGTTGACTCTTATGCTTCAGGCAATGGGTCAGGCCGATGCAGGCCGTGTGATCATTAAGATGGAAAGACAAATCGCGCAGATGGAAGATCAAAGCCAGGCTGACGTATATGCTGGCACAGTTAAGCAAATTAAACAGGCTTACCGTCAGTAA
- the cspA gene encoding RNA chaperone/antiterminator CspA yields the protein MSNKMTGLVKWFNSEKGFGFITPADGSKDVFVHFSAIQSSDYKTLDEGQKVEFSIENGAKGPAAANVTAL from the coding sequence ATGTCTAACAAAATGACTGGTTTAGTAAAATGGTTTAACTCTGAAAAAGGCTTCGGCTTCATTACCCCAGCCGATGGTAGCAAAGATGTATTCGTACATTTTTCTGCTATTCAGAGCAGCGATTACAAAACGCTGGATGAAGGACAGAAGGTTGAGTTCTCGATTGAGAATGGTGCCAAAGGTCCGGCAGCTGCTAACGTTACCGCGCTTTAA
- the tcyN gene encoding L-cystine ABC transporter ATP-binding protein TcyN — protein MSAIDVKNLTKKFHGQTVLHGIDLEVQEGEVVAIIGPSGSGKTTLLRSINLLEHPEGGTIRVGDITIDTAKSLGQQKTLIRHLRQHVGFVFQSFNLFPHRTVMENIIEGPVIVKGEPKDEAIQRARELLAKVGLSGKETSYPRRLSGGQQQRVAIARALAMRPDVILFDEPTSALDPELVGEVLNTIRQLAQEKRTLVIVTHEMSFARDVADRAIFMDQGRIVEQGPAKELFTNPQQPRTRQFLEKFLTK, from the coding sequence ATGAGTGCAATTGACGTCAAAAACCTGACGAAAAAATTCCACGGGCAAACTGTCCTTCACGGCATTGACCTTGAAGTGCAGGAGGGCGAAGTTGTGGCGATTATCGGGCCGAGTGGTTCCGGTAAAACCACGCTGCTGCGCAGTATTAATTTGCTTGAGCATCCAGAGGGCGGAACGATTCGCGTGGGTGATATCACCATTGATACCGCGAAGTCGCTTGGGCAGCAGAAAACGTTGATTCGCCATCTGCGCCAGCATGTCGGTTTTGTGTTCCAGAGTTTTAACCTGTTCCCCCATCGCACGGTGATGGAGAACATTATCGAAGGGCCGGTCATCGTAAAGGGTGAGCCTAAAGACGAGGCGATTCAACGCGCCCGCGAACTGCTGGCAAAAGTTGGGTTATCCGGGAAGGAGACCAGCTATCCGCGTCGTCTGTCGGGCGGTCAGCAGCAGCGCGTGGCGATTGCCCGTGCGCTGGCGATGCGACCAGATGTTATTTTGTTCGACGAACCAACATCGGCGCTCGATCCCGAGCTGGTAGGGGAAGTGCTGAACACCATTCGCCAACTCGCGCAGGAGAAGCGAACGCTGGTGATTGTCACGCATGAGATGAGCTTTGCCCGGGACGTGGCAGACAGAGCAATCTTTATGGATCAGGGGCGTATTGTGGAGCAGGGGCCAGCAAAAGAATTGTTTACCAATCCCCAACAGCCGCGTACGCGTCAGTTCCTCGAGAAGTTTCTGACGAAATAG
- the tcyJ gene encoding cystine ABC transporter substrate-binding protein yields the protein MKLALLGRQALMGVMAVALVAGLSMKTFAAEGLLNKVKERGTLLVGLEGTYPPFSFQGDDGKLTGFEVEFAEELAKHLGVKASLKPTKWDGMLASLDSKRIDVVINQVTISDERKKKYDFSTPYTVSGIQALVKKGNEGTIKTAADLKGKKVGVGLGTNYEEWLRQNVQGVDIRTYDDDPTKYQDLRVGRIDAILVDRLAALDLVKKTKDTLAVAGEPFSRQESGVAIRKDNDDLVKAIDGAIAEMQKDGTLKALSEKWFGADVTK from the coding sequence ATGAAATTAGCACTTCTGGGTCGTCAGGCGCTGATGGGCGTAATGGCTGTGGCGCTGGTCGCGGGATTGAGCATGAAAACGTTCGCGGCCGAAGGATTACTGAATAAAGTGAAAGAGCGCGGCACGCTGCTGGTTGGGCTGGAAGGAACCTATCCACCGTTCAGTTTCCAGGGTGACGATGGCAAGCTGACCGGCTTTGAAGTTGAGTTTGCCGAAGAGCTGGCGAAACATCTGGGGGTGAAAGCGTCGCTGAAACCTACCAAATGGGACGGCATGTTGGCCTCATTGGATTCCAAACGTATTGATGTGGTGATTAACCAGGTCACCATTTCTGATGAACGTAAAAAGAAATATGATTTCTCAACGCCGTATACCGTGTCTGGTATTCAGGCGCTGGTGAAGAAAGGTAACGAAGGCACGATCAAAACCGCCGCTGACCTGAAAGGTAAAAAAGTGGGTGTCGGTCTTGGGACCAACTACGAAGAGTGGCTGCGCCAGAACGTGCAGGGCGTAGATATCCGCACCTATGATGATGACCCGACTAAATATCAGGATCTGCGCGTGGGCCGTATTGATGCGATCCTGGTCGACCGCCTGGCCGCGCTGGATCTAGTGAAGAAAACCAAAGACACGCTGGCCGTTGCCGGTGAGCCGTTCTCGCGTCAGGAATCTGGCGTTGCCATCCGCAAAGACAACGACGATCTGGTCAAAGCGATCGACGGTGCTATCGCTGAGATGCAAAAAGACGGAACGTTAAAAGCGCTGTCTGAGAAGTGGTTCGGTGCTGACGTCACCAAATAA
- the fliZ gene encoding flagella biosynthesis regulatory protein FliZ — translation MTVQQSKRRPLSRYLKDFKHSQTHCAHCNKLLDRITLVRRGEIVNKIAISRLDTLMDESAWREEQQEWVALCRFCGDLHCKEQSDFFDIIGFKQFLFEQTEMSHGTVREYVVRLRRLGQHLTVQNISRDLLKTGYMDENLEPWLPATSTNNYRIALRKYAQYKAHLPGAVTQKVYAEATSDIY, via the coding sequence ATGACGGTGCAGCAATCTAAAAGACGGCCTTTAAGCCGCTACCTAAAAGACTTTAAACACAGCCAGACTCATTGTGCTCACTGCAATAAGCTGCTTGACCGTATCACGCTGGTTCGTCGTGGCGAAATCGTCAATAAAATTGCGATCTCCCGTCTCGATACCCTGATGGATGAATCCGCGTGGCGTGAAGAGCAGCAGGAGTGGGTCGCTTTGTGTCGTTTTTGTGGCGATCTGCATTGCAAAGAGCAGAGCGACTTTTTCGATATTATCGGCTTCAAACAATTCCTCTTTGAGCAAACCGAGATGAGTCACGGGACCGTGCGCGAATACGTCGTGCGTCTGCGTCGTCTGGGGCAACATCTGACGGTACAAAATATCTCCCGCGATCTGCTGAAAACCGGTTACATGGATGAAAACCTGGAACCGTGGTTGCCTGCAACCAGCACCAATAACTATCGCATCGCGCTGCGTAAATACGCGCAATATAAAGCGCATTTGCCGGGTGCGGTCACGCAGAAAGTCTACGCCGAAGCGACTTCTGATATATATTAA
- the dcyD gene encoding D-cysteine desulfhydrase, with product MSLQNLTRFPRLEFIGAPTPLEYLPRFSDYLGRDIFIKRDDVTPMAMGGNKLRKLEFLAADALREGADTLITAGAIQSNHVRQTAAVAAKLGLNCVALLENPIGTRAENYLSNGNRLLLDLFNAQIEMCDALTHPAEQLEALATRVEAQGFRPYVIPVGGSNALGALGYVESALEIAQQCEGAVSLSSVVVASGSAGTHAGLAVGLEQLMPDVELIGVTVSRSVADQKPKVFALQQAVAQQLEVPAQAEIVLWDDYFAPGYGTPNDEGLEAIKLLARLEGILLDPVYTGKAMAGLIDGITQKRFKDEGPILFVHTGGAPALFAYHPHV from the coding sequence ATGTCACTGCAAAATTTAACGCGCTTTCCGCGCCTCGAGTTTATCGGCGCGCCGACGCCGCTAGAATATTTACCGCGGTTTTCGGATTATTTAGGGCGCGATATCTTTATTAAACGTGACGACGTGACCCCTATGGCCATGGGCGGAAACAAACTGCGTAAGCTGGAGTTTCTGGCGGCTGATGCGCTGCGCGAAGGGGCTGATACCCTGATTACTGCGGGTGCGATTCAGTCCAACCACGTTCGCCAGACGGCGGCCGTGGCCGCAAAACTCGGGCTGAACTGCGTGGCACTGCTGGAAAATCCGATTGGCACGCGTGCGGAAAACTATCTCAGCAACGGAAATCGTCTGCTGCTGGATTTGTTCAACGCGCAGATTGAAATGTGCGACGCATTAACCCATCCCGCAGAACAGCTCGAGGCGCTGGCGACGCGTGTAGAAGCGCAGGGCTTTCGGCCTTATGTGATTCCGGTAGGCGGCTCCAATGCGCTCGGTGCGTTGGGATACGTAGAAAGCGCGCTTGAAATCGCGCAGCAGTGTGAAGGCGCGGTGAGTTTGTCCTCGGTGGTCGTGGCATCGGGTAGCGCGGGAACGCATGCAGGGCTTGCAGTCGGGCTTGAGCAACTGATGCCGGATGTCGAACTCATTGGCGTGACCGTATCGCGTAGCGTGGCGGATCAAAAGCCAAAAGTGTTTGCTTTGCAACAGGCGGTCGCGCAGCAGCTGGAAGTCCCGGCGCAGGCTGAGATTGTGCTGTGGGATGACTATTTTGCGCCTGGCTACGGCACGCCGAATGATGAAGGGCTGGAAGCGATAAAATTGCTGGCTCGTCTGGAAGGGATCTTGCTCGATCCGGTTTACACGGGTAAGGCGATGGCGGGCCTGATCGACGGTATTACTCAGAAGCGCTTCAAGGATGAAGGCCCAATTCTGTTTGTGCATACCGGCGGAGCGCCTGCGTTGTTTGCCTATCATCCTCACGTCTAA
- the pgsA gene encoding CDP-diacylglycerol--glycerol-3-phosphate 3-phosphatidyltransferase, whose product MRFNIPTLLTLFRVVLIPFFVLAFYLPFTWAPFACAFIFLIAAVTDWFDGYLARRWNQSTRFGAFLDPVADKVMVAIAMVLVAEHYHTWWVTLPAATMIGREIIISALREWMAELGKRSSVAVSWIGKVKTTAQMASLVWMLWRPNAWVEWAGIGLLWVAAVLTLWSMLQYLNASRGDLLEQ is encoded by the coding sequence ATGCGATTTAATATCCCTACGTTGCTTACGCTTTTTCGCGTCGTACTTATCCCATTCTTTGTTCTGGCATTTTACCTGCCGTTCACTTGGGCACCTTTCGCATGTGCATTCATTTTTCTTATCGCCGCGGTGACGGACTGGTTTGATGGTTATCTGGCGCGTCGCTGGAATCAGAGTACGCGTTTTGGTGCGTTCCTCGATCCGGTTGCGGATAAAGTGATGGTCGCCATCGCGATGGTGCTGGTGGCGGAGCATTACCATACCTGGTGGGTGACGCTGCCTGCTGCCACCATGATCGGCCGTGAAATCATTATCTCTGCACTGCGTGAGTGGATGGCTGAGCTGGGTAAACGCAGCAGCGTTGCGGTTTCCTGGATCGGCAAAGTGAAAACGACCGCCCAGATGGCTTCGCTGGTGTGGATGCTCTGGCGTCCAAATGCGTGGGTTGAGTGGGCAGGGATTGGTCTGCTATGGGTTGCCGCCGTCTTGACGCTGTGGTCGATGCTGCAATATCTGAACGCCTCACGCGGCGATTTGCTTGAACAGTGA
- the uvrC gene encoding excinuclease ABC subunit UvrC, giving the protein MSDVFDSKSFLKTVTSQPGVYRMYDAGETVIYVGKAKDLKKRLSSYFRNNLASRKTEALVAQIQQIDVTVTHTETEALLLEHNYIKLYQPRYNVLLRDDKSYPFIFLSGDTHPRLAMHRGAKHAKGEYFGPFPNGYAVRETLALLQKIFPVRQCENSVYRNRSRPCLQYQIGRCLGPCVAGLVSEEEYAQQVEYVRLFLAGKDDQVLTQLIERMEKASQLLAFEEAARIRDQIQAVRRVTEKQFVSNNGDDLDVIGVSFDAGLACVHVLFIRQGKVLGSRSYFPKVPGGTELGEVVETFVGQFYLQGSQMRTLPSEILLDFNLNDKTLLADSLSELAGRRVNVQTKPRGDRARYLKLARTNAATALTTKLSQQSTIHQRLLALATLLKLPEVKRMECFDISHTMGEQTVASCVVFDANGPLRAEYRRYNITGITPGDDYAAMNQVLRRRYGKAIEESKIPDVIIIDGGKGQLGQAKQVFAELDVPWDKHHPLMLGVAKGTDRKAGLETLFFEPEGEGFNLPPDSPALHVIQHIRDESHDHAIGGHRKKRAKVKNTSTLETIEGVGPKRRQMLLKYMGGLQGLLNASVEEIAKVPGISQGLAEKIYYSLKH; this is encoded by the coding sequence GTGAGTGATGTGTTCGATTCTAAATCTTTCCTGAAAACCGTGACCAGCCAGCCAGGCGTATACCGTATGTACGACGCTGGCGAGACGGTTATCTATGTCGGTAAGGCGAAGGACCTCAAAAAGCGCCTTTCCAGTTATTTTCGCAATAACCTGGCCTCACGTAAGACTGAAGCGCTGGTTGCGCAAATTCAGCAGATCGATGTCACCGTCACCCATACGGAGACGGAAGCACTCCTGCTTGAGCATAACTACATCAAGCTGTATCAGCCTCGCTACAACGTCTTATTGCGTGACGACAAGTCTTATCCTTTTATCTTCCTGAGTGGCGACACCCATCCGCGTCTGGCCATGCACCGTGGTGCTAAGCATGCGAAAGGGGAGTATTTCGGTCCCTTCCCAAACGGCTATGCGGTACGTGAAACGCTAGCGCTGCTGCAAAAAATCTTCCCGGTTCGCCAGTGCGAAAACAGCGTTTATCGCAACCGCTCTCGGCCATGTCTGCAATATCAGATTGGGCGTTGTCTTGGCCCGTGTGTGGCAGGTCTGGTCAGCGAAGAGGAATACGCGCAGCAGGTTGAATATGTGCGCTTGTTCCTGGCCGGTAAGGACGATCAGGTCCTGACGCAGCTGATTGAACGCATGGAAAAGGCCAGTCAGTTGCTGGCGTTTGAAGAAGCAGCGCGCATTCGGGATCAGATACAGGCTGTGCGTCGCGTGACGGAAAAACAGTTCGTTTCTAATAATGGCGACGATCTGGATGTTATAGGTGTCTCTTTCGATGCCGGGCTGGCCTGCGTACATGTTCTGTTTATTCGCCAGGGCAAGGTCCTGGGTAGCCGTAGCTATTTCCCAAAAGTGCCGGGTGGCACTGAATTAGGCGAAGTGGTGGAGACTTTTGTTGGCCAGTTCTACCTGCAGGGCAGCCAGATGCGCACGTTGCCATCGGAAATTCTGCTCGACTTTAATCTGAATGATAAAACCCTTCTGGCAGACTCGCTTTCTGAGCTGGCAGGCCGGCGGGTCAACGTCCAGACCAAACCTCGAGGCGACCGAGCACGCTATCTGAAGCTCGCTCGTACTAATGCGGCGACCGCGCTGACCACCAAACTTTCTCAGCAATCGACTATTCATCAGCGCTTACTCGCCCTGGCGACGTTGTTGAAATTGCCAGAAGTGAAGCGCATGGAGTGTTTTGACATTAGCCACACCATGGGCGAGCAAACTGTCGCCTCTTGCGTGGTGTTCGACGCGAACGGACCGCTGCGCGCGGAATATCGTCGCTATAATATTACGGGCATCACACCTGGCGATGATTACGCAGCGATGAATCAGGTGCTGCGTCGTCGCTACGGAAAAGCGATTGAAGAGAGCAAAATCCCTGACGTCATTATTATTGATGGTGGGAAAGGGCAGTTGGGTCAGGCGAAACAGGTTTTTGCTGAGCTAGACGTGCCGTGGGATAAGCATCATCCGCTGATGCTGGGAGTGGCGAAAGGGACTGACCGTAAGGCGGGTCTGGAAACGTTATTCTTTGAGCCTGAAGGTGAGGGATTCAACCTCCCGCCAGATTCTCCTGCTTTGCATGTCATCCAGCATATCCGCGATGAGTCGCACGATCATGCTATCGGTGGACACCGCAAAAAACGGGCGAAAGTGAAAAATACCAGTACACTTGAAACGATCGAAGGCGTTGGGCCAAAACGTCGACAAATGTTGTTGAAATACATGGGGGGATTGCAAGGATTACTCAACGCGAGCGTGGAGGAAATTGCAAAAGTGCCAGGTATTTCGCAAGGGCTGGCAGAAAAGATCTACTACTCGTTGAAACATTGA
- a CDS encoding RNA polymerase sigma factor FliA — protein sequence MNTLYTADGVMDKHSLWQRYVPLVRHEALRLQVRLPASVELDDLLQAGGIGLLNAVDRYDALQGTAFTTYAVQRIRGAMLDELRSRDWVPRSVRRNAREVAHAIGQLEQELGRNATETEVAERLGIAVQDYRQMLLDTNNSQLFSYDEWREEHGDSVELVTDENQHENPLHQLLEGNLRQRVMDAIEALPEREQLVLTLYYQEELNLKEIGAVLEVGESRVSQLHSQAIKRLRTKLGKL from the coding sequence GTGAATACACTCTATACCGCTGATGGTGTAATGGATAAACACTCGCTGTGGCAGCGTTATGTCCCGCTGGTGCGTCACGAAGCATTGCGCCTCCAGGTGCGATTGCCAGCGAGTGTTGAATTGGACGACCTGCTACAGGCGGGCGGTATTGGTCTACTGAATGCAGTGGATCGGTATGACGCTCTGCAAGGAACGGCATTTACGACTTACGCAGTACAGCGTATTCGTGGTGCGATGCTGGACGAACTGCGTAGCCGTGACTGGGTACCGCGAAGTGTTCGCCGCAATGCCCGCGAAGTGGCACATGCTATAGGGCAACTGGAACAAGAGCTGGGACGAAACGCGACAGAAACTGAAGTGGCGGAGCGTCTCGGGATCGCGGTTCAGGATTATCGTCAGATGTTGCTTGATACTAATAACAGCCAGCTCTTCTCTTATGATGAGTGGCGTGAAGAGCATGGCGATAGTGTTGAACTGGTGACTGATGAAAATCAGCACGAAAACCCGTTACACCAATTACTGGAAGGTAATTTACGCCAACGCGTAATGGATGCGATTGAAGCATTGCCTGAACGTGAGCAGTTGGTGTTAACCCTCTATTACCAGGAAGAGCTGAATCTTAAGGAGATCGGCGCGGTTCTGGAAGTGGGGGAGTCCAGGGTTAGCCAGTTGCACAGCCAGGCCATTAAACGCTTACGTACCAAACTGGGTAAGTTATAG